The following proteins are encoded in a genomic region of Amycolatopsis sulphurea:
- a CDS encoding BTAD domain-containing putative transcriptional regulator — protein MKRTTRTGWPTSAPDWIDRPDLHARLDLITSHRLVLVIVAAGYGKTAALCAWGRLVPRTCYLAVSATTSPRQVLDRIAASIGEHLPEAARKLDEFDTAQGEAAAAELVGEVVTGDLTVVLDDLSRAGPSVRTLIEELIRRGPDGLHLVLSSRGRLPISGTALHGRGEPLELQASDLRFGEAELNRLVTRRIPATEAEQRAASVAALRGVTGGWPAPVLLALRDLGAPVTAGAILSTTGSSVLRYTRTEAIPDDARVRDLLRRCAVLPRFQGGLMRRLGLPVSDELLDELATTGLLDRRPESWFAPIPLVTAAVQEQGVPSAAERAHALAVAVGWFATRDRPADALDCARRLGDSALLADLLARSGPTMLERGSAAEVAGACAQLGTVYRSPRIEVIEAWARVLSGEPLAAARGLEAAITGSRSPEPALVAQLAAVYHLLGEPNRILRTCAPIDLTAPGTTAVAAWKAVAHWYRNESEPGRAAMQAALSTDQTGEDPASAGLFALAAGLFALLAGDRAEADRWQVRAQQQLAETDDPLVRYAVAANGAARALANGQHERAVAEFTTIIHSVGEGNLIGAQARCHRGDALLAQGKLAEAAADFDAALTLHRAAGSRAVIDALFGLGEVRRLRGQFTLSRVAYTEAAQVAEQVGNLLMWRIARAGLARVVFGDDPELARTLVSDVDEAGLWSAQYGAWNTAAWIELHSGNTERALDMARAVLCSTGLVDQRADLAEALEICALCAADQAERLSGLSEAVDIWRSAGYELRAAMAEMAIARLSAGSSSGLDTATEQLRAFGMPAAAEEAAGLLRQVLVPGHLSLRVRVLGGLRVLRGAKPVGPDEWRSKKARDLFAILITRRGQPTAREQLMAALWPDDDPGRCANRLSAALSIIRAVLDPRRELPQDHFLVADKYSVALRSVRVDVEEFLANANSALDRHRGHRDARAELLSAEARYTGDFLEENPYADWAVSLREMAKSVYLEVVSALAAIGTAERDLDMAIRFRLKVLERDAYDESAHLGLVEALDSAGRFGEARRKYQVYVGRLAELGLSPRPYPGRAARGIPAQPMSGDRRSELTS, from the coding sequence ATGAAACGAACCACCCGAACGGGCTGGCCCACGTCCGCGCCGGACTGGATCGACCGCCCCGACCTGCACGCCCGTCTGGACCTGATCACCAGCCACCGGCTGGTGCTGGTGATCGTGGCGGCGGGGTACGGGAAGACGGCGGCGCTGTGCGCCTGGGGACGTCTCGTCCCGCGGACCTGTTATCTGGCGGTATCGGCCACCACCTCGCCACGCCAGGTGCTGGACCGGATCGCCGCGAGTATCGGGGAGCACTTGCCGGAGGCGGCACGGAAGCTGGACGAGTTCGACACCGCCCAAGGCGAGGCGGCGGCCGCGGAGCTGGTCGGCGAAGTGGTGACCGGGGACCTCACGGTGGTCCTCGACGACCTGTCGCGCGCCGGCCCGTCCGTGCGCACGCTGATCGAGGAGCTGATCCGGCGCGGCCCCGACGGGCTGCACCTGGTGCTCAGTTCCCGCGGGCGGCTGCCGATCTCGGGCACGGCCTTGCACGGGCGGGGCGAACCACTCGAACTGCAGGCCTCGGACCTGCGGTTCGGCGAGGCGGAGCTGAACCGCTTGGTGACGCGCCGGATTCCCGCGACGGAAGCCGAACAGCGCGCCGCATCGGTGGCTGCGCTGCGGGGAGTGACCGGCGGCTGGCCCGCCCCGGTGCTGCTGGCGCTGCGTGACCTCGGGGCGCCGGTCACGGCCGGCGCCATCCTGTCCACGACGGGCAGCTCAGTGCTGCGGTACACGCGCACCGAAGCGATTCCGGACGACGCGCGGGTGCGGGACCTGCTGCGGCGGTGCGCCGTGCTGCCCCGCTTCCAGGGCGGCCTGATGCGCAGGCTCGGCCTGCCGGTCAGTGACGAGCTGCTCGACGAACTGGCCACGACCGGTCTGCTGGACCGCAGGCCGGAAAGCTGGTTCGCACCGATCCCGCTGGTCACCGCGGCGGTACAGGAGCAGGGCGTGCCCAGTGCGGCCGAGCGGGCGCACGCGCTCGCGGTCGCGGTCGGCTGGTTCGCCACCCGCGACCGGCCGGCCGACGCACTGGACTGTGCCCGGCGGCTGGGCGATTCGGCACTGCTGGCCGACCTGCTCGCCCGCAGTGGCCCCACGATGCTCGAACGGGGGTCGGCGGCCGAGGTCGCGGGGGCCTGTGCTCAGCTCGGCACGGTGTACCGGAGCCCGCGGATCGAGGTCATCGAAGCGTGGGCGCGCGTCCTGTCCGGCGAACCGCTGGCCGCGGCGCGCGGCCTGGAGGCGGCGATCACCGGCAGCCGGTCCCCCGAACCCGCGCTCGTCGCCCAGCTGGCCGCCGTGTATCACCTGCTCGGCGAGCCGAACCGGATCCTGCGGACCTGTGCGCCGATCGACCTCACCGCGCCGGGCACCACGGCGGTAGCCGCCTGGAAGGCGGTCGCCCACTGGTACCGCAACGAATCGGAGCCGGGCCGGGCGGCGATGCAGGCCGCGCTGAGCACCGACCAGACCGGCGAGGACCCCGCATCGGCCGGCCTGTTCGCGCTGGCGGCCGGGTTGTTCGCGCTGCTCGCCGGGGATCGGGCCGAGGCCGACCGGTGGCAGGTGCGCGCCCAGCAGCAGCTCGCCGAGACCGACGACCCGCTGGTGCGCTACGCGGTCGCCGCGAACGGTGCGGCGCGCGCACTGGCCAACGGGCAGCACGAGCGGGCCGTGGCGGAGTTCACGACGATCATTCACTCGGTCGGGGAAGGCAACCTCATCGGTGCGCAGGCCCGCTGTCATCGCGGCGACGCACTGCTGGCGCAAGGAAAACTGGCCGAGGCCGCAGCCGATTTCGACGCGGCGCTCACCCTCCACCGGGCGGCGGGCAGCCGCGCGGTGATCGACGCGTTGTTCGGGCTCGGCGAGGTGCGGCGGCTGCGCGGGCAGTTCACCCTGAGCCGCGTGGCCTACACCGAGGCCGCGCAGGTCGCCGAGCAGGTGGGCAACCTGCTGATGTGGCGGATCGCGCGGGCCGGGCTGGCCCGCGTCGTGTTCGGCGATGACCCGGAGCTGGCCAGAACCCTGGTGTCCGATGTGGACGAAGCCGGGCTGTGGTCCGCGCAGTACGGCGCCTGGAACACGGCGGCGTGGATCGAGCTGCACAGCGGCAATACCGAGCGGGCGCTGGACATGGCGCGCGCGGTGCTCTGCTCCACGGGTCTGGTCGACCAGCGGGCGGATCTGGCCGAGGCGCTGGAGATCTGCGCGCTGTGCGCGGCCGACCAGGCCGAGCGGCTGTCCGGCCTGTCCGAAGCCGTGGACATCTGGCGCAGCGCGGGTTACGAACTGCGGGCCGCGATGGCCGAGATGGCCATCGCCCGGCTCAGCGCCGGCTCGTCCAGCGGGCTGGACACGGCCACCGAGCAGTTGCGCGCGTTCGGCATGCCGGCCGCCGCCGAGGAGGCGGCGGGGCTGCTTCGGCAGGTGCTGGTGCCCGGGCACCTGTCCCTGCGGGTCCGGGTGCTCGGCGGCCTCCGCGTGCTGCGCGGGGCGAAGCCGGTGGGGCCGGACGAGTGGCGTTCGAAGAAGGCCCGCGACCTGTTCGCGATCCTGATCACCCGGCGGGGACAGCCGACGGCCCGGGAACAGCTGATGGCCGCGCTGTGGCCGGACGACGACCCCGGCCGGTGCGCGAACCGGCTGTCCGCGGCGCTGTCGATCATCCGCGCGGTGCTCGATCCGCGGCGGGAACTGCCGCAGGACCATTTCCTGGTGGCCGACAAGTACTCGGTGGCGCTGCGCTCGGTCCGGGTCGATGTCGAGGAATTCCTGGCGAACGCCAATTCCGCGCTCGACCGGCACCGCGGCCACCGCGACGCACGCGCCGAGCTGCTTTCCGCCGAGGCGCGCTACACCGGGGATTTCCTGGAGGAGAATCCCTATGCCGATTGGGCGGTGAGCCTGCGGGAAATGGCCAAGTCGGTGTATCTGGAAGTGGTGAGCGCGCTGGCCGCGATCGGTACCGCCGAGCGGGATCTGGACATGGCGATCCGATTCCGGTTGAAGGTGCTGGAACGCGACGCCTATGACGAGAGCGCGCACCTGGGGCTGGTCGAGGCGCTGGACTCGGCCGGACGATTCGGGGAGGCCCGCCGCAAGTACCAGGTTTACGTGGGCCGTCTCGCCGAACTGGGCCTGTCCCCTCGCCCCTACCCCGGCCGGGCCGCCCGGGGTATCCCGGCCCAGCCGATGTCCGGCGACCGCAGGTCAGAACTGACGAGCTGA
- a CDS encoding TIGR03085 family metal-binding protein, with translation MSVARDERQLISDLFEERGPEEPTLCGDWTTRDLAAHLILRETRFDAAPGIMIPAFAGYTERVQRGIAARPWPGLVAAVRSGPPWWSPLGVGFIDNAANTVEFFVHHEDVRRARPGWEPRPAEAERDEAIWQGVRSLGKGRMGRSPVAVTARDGATGDEVVWKPGADPVVVTGAPGELLLFALGRDAVRLAFDGAEADLAALRSSARQF, from the coding sequence ATGAGCGTCGCGCGCGATGAACGGCAGCTGATCAGTGATCTTTTCGAAGAGCGGGGGCCGGAGGAACCGACATTGTGCGGGGACTGGACGACCCGGGATCTCGCGGCCCATCTGATACTTCGGGAAACGCGGTTCGATGCCGCGCCCGGAATCATGATCCCGGCCTTCGCCGGGTACACCGAACGGGTGCAGCGCGGAATCGCGGCGCGGCCGTGGCCGGGGCTCGTGGCCGCGGTGCGTTCCGGGCCGCCGTGGTGGTCGCCGCTGGGGGTCGGGTTCATCGACAACGCGGCGAACACCGTCGAGTTCTTCGTCCACCATGAGGATGTGCGCCGGGCCCGGCCGGGCTGGGAGCCGCGGCCGGCGGAGGCGGAGCGGGACGAGGCGATCTGGCAGGGGGTGCGTTCCCTGGGCAAGGGCCGGATGGGCCGGAGCCCGGTCGCGGTCACCGCGCGTGACGGCGCGACCGGCGACGAAGTGGTGTGGAAGCCCGGCGCGGACCCGGTCGTCGTCACCGGGGCGCCGGGGGAGTTGCTGTTGTTCGCGTTGGGCCGCGATGCCGTCCGCCTCGCATTCGACGGGGCGGAGGCGGACCTCGCGGCATTGCGCTCCTCAGCTCGTCAGTTCTGA
- the galE gene encoding UDP-glucose 4-epimerase GalE, whose product MKLLVTGGAGYIGGVVAHKLVAAGHEVVVLDDLSTGHAEAVPDGAEFRQLPIHQVGQVLTPGAGFDGVLHFAGKIEVAESVVRPDRYWDVNVTGSLALLEAIRNAGTPRMIFSSTGSMYVAENGEPLTEDARVRPGNPYAASKLMVDMMLAGEARGFGLGAVSLRYFNASGAVGALGERHDPESHLIPIVLQVAAGERDRLKLYGTDYPTPDGTCVRDYIHVSDLADAHLLALEAIKPGEHEVFNLGNGNGYTNKQVVEAVREVTGKDVPVDLAPRRSGDAAVTVASSAKAHSVLGWKPAKPELSEIIADAWRFHTEFRRP is encoded by the coding sequence ATGAAACTGCTCGTGACCGGTGGTGCCGGCTATATCGGCGGTGTGGTTGCCCACAAACTGGTGGCGGCCGGGCATGAAGTGGTCGTCCTCGACGACCTTTCCACCGGGCACGCGGAGGCGGTTCCGGACGGCGCTGAATTCCGGCAGTTGCCGATCCACCAGGTCGGGCAGGTTCTCACGCCCGGCGCGGGCTTCGACGGTGTGCTGCACTTCGCCGGGAAGATCGAGGTCGCCGAGTCGGTCGTGCGGCCCGATCGCTATTGGGACGTCAACGTCACGGGTTCGCTGGCGCTGCTCGAAGCGATCCGGAATGCCGGTACGCCGCGGATGATCTTCTCGTCGACCGGCTCCATGTATGTCGCGGAGAACGGCGAGCCGCTGACCGAGGACGCGCGGGTGCGGCCCGGCAACCCGTACGCCGCGAGCAAGCTCATGGTCGACATGATGCTGGCCGGCGAGGCACGGGGTTTCGGTCTCGGTGCGGTCAGCCTGCGGTACTTCAACGCATCCGGGGCCGTGGGCGCGCTCGGCGAGCGGCACGATCCGGAAAGCCACCTGATCCCCATCGTCCTGCAGGTCGCCGCCGGTGAGCGCGACCGGCTGAAGCTGTACGGCACGGACTACCCGACGCCGGACGGCACGTGCGTACGGGACTACATCCACGTGTCCGACCTCGCCGACGCACACCTGCTGGCGCTCGAAGCGATCAAGCCCGGCGAGCACGAGGTGTTCAACCTCGGGAATGGCAACGGCTACACCAACAAGCAGGTCGTCGAGGCCGTCCGCGAGGTGACCGGCAAGGACGTCCCGGTCGACCTCGCCCCGCGGCGCAGCGGCGACGCCGCCGTCACGGTCGCCTCCAGCGCCAAGGCGCACAGCGTGCTCGGCTGGAAGCCCGCGAAACCCGAACTGTCGGAGATCATCGCCGACGCCTGGCGGTTCCACACCGAATTCCGTCGCCCCTAA
- a CDS encoding enoyl-CoA hydratase/isomerase family protein produces the protein MSPVTYTLDGRVARIRLTGERGNPLTQSTVDTLHAAVRQARRDEAHVVVLSAEGKAFSVGGDVSVFAGAEDVGVLVDDLAEALHRTVNELHRLDAIVVSVVQGTAAGAGFPLAAAADLILAAESARFTLAYTKLGFSPDGGSSLLTATVGLHQALRLALLNPVLTAAEAHQLGLVAEVHPDDELAAAAERVVQRLAAGSNAAQSATKRLLRDAALPASEAALRRETMSVRARAAGPDGLEGVAAFLEKRPPQFPSASPA, from the coding sequence ATGAGCCCGGTGACCTACACCCTCGACGGCCGGGTCGCCCGGATCCGGCTGACCGGCGAGCGCGGCAACCCGCTCACTCAGTCCACTGTGGACACCCTGCACGCGGCCGTCCGCCAGGCCCGCCGCGACGAGGCACACGTCGTCGTCCTTTCCGCCGAGGGAAAGGCCTTCAGCGTCGGCGGCGACGTGTCCGTCTTCGCCGGCGCCGAGGATGTCGGCGTCCTGGTCGACGACCTGGCCGAAGCCTTGCACCGCACGGTCAACGAACTGCACCGCCTGGACGCCATCGTCGTCTCGGTCGTCCAAGGCACCGCCGCCGGCGCCGGATTCCCGCTCGCCGCGGCGGCAGACCTGATCCTCGCCGCCGAATCCGCGCGATTCACCTTGGCCTACACGAAACTCGGCTTCTCCCCGGACGGCGGCAGCTCCCTGCTCACCGCCACCGTCGGGCTTCACCAAGCCTTGCGCCTCGCGCTGCTGAACCCCGTGCTGACCGCCGCCGAAGCCCACCAGCTCGGCCTCGTCGCCGAAGTCCATCCGGACGACGAACTCGCTGCCGCCGCGGAAAGGGTCGTACAGCGCCTCGCCGCCGGTTCGAACGCTGCCCAGTCCGCGACGAAACGGCTGTTGCGCGACGCTGCGCTGCCCGCCTCCGAAGCCGCGCTGCGACGGGAAACCATGTCTGTCCGGGCGCGCGCCGCCGGCCCGGACGGCCTTGAAGGAGTCGCGGCCTTCCTGGAGAAGCGGCCTCCGCAGTTCCCGAGCGCGTCTCCCGCCTGA
- a CDS encoding TetR family transcriptional regulator → MAIAAEERDARRDAGARLRAARRAAGRTLRQLAQELEVSAATWSAVENGHTKIDDARFARAAVILGVDAAALRGTPPVAGSWREFGPLRLEPPLAGALAAFVELGYHGATVRDIAQRAGLSVPGVYHHWPAKQDLLVALLDRTMDELLTRARAARAEADGSVARFANLVECLALYHTHRRELGFIGASELRSLAEPARTRVAAARQELQHMVDDEVREGCRRGVMATELPKEAARAVVTMCTALPQWWSPGGPSGPATVARHYVGFALDLVRHVQGEPTG, encoded by the coding sequence GTGGCGATAGCAGCGGAGGAACGCGACGCCCGCCGGGACGCGGGTGCCCGGTTGCGCGCGGCCCGGCGCGCGGCCGGGCGCACGCTGCGTCAGCTGGCGCAGGAACTCGAGGTCAGCGCCGCCACGTGGAGCGCGGTCGAGAACGGCCACACGAAGATCGACGACGCCCGGTTCGCCCGAGCGGCGGTCATCCTGGGTGTCGACGCGGCTGCGCTGCGGGGCACGCCGCCGGTCGCCGGGAGCTGGCGCGAGTTCGGTCCGCTCCGGCTCGAACCGCCGCTGGCCGGCGCGCTCGCGGCGTTCGTCGAGCTGGGGTACCACGGCGCGACCGTCCGGGACATCGCCCAGCGTGCCGGGCTTTCCGTACCGGGGGTCTACCACCACTGGCCGGCCAAGCAGGATCTGCTGGTCGCGCTGCTCGACCGGACCATGGACGAGCTGCTGACCCGGGCCCGCGCGGCGCGGGCCGAGGCGGACGGATCGGTCGCGCGGTTCGCGAATCTGGTGGAGTGCCTGGCGCTCTACCACACGCACCGGCGGGAACTCGGGTTCATCGGTGCGAGCGAGCTGCGCAGCCTCGCCGAGCCCGCCCGGACCCGGGTAGCGGCCGCTCGCCAGGAGCTGCAGCACATGGTCGACGACGAGGTGCGGGAGGGCTGCCGTCGCGGCGTGATGGCCACCGAGCTGCCGAAAGAGGCGGCGCGAGCCGTGGTCACCATGTGCACCGCGCTCCCGCAGTGGTGGTCACCCGGCGGGCCGTCGGGACCGGCCACGGTCGCCCGCCACTACGTCGGGTTCGCCCTGGACCTGGTGCGGCATGTCCAGGGCGAACCGACTGGTTGA
- the amaB gene encoding L-piperidine-6-carboxylate dehydrogenase, translating into MTGTTLPGTDALRERALAALGAAGVTPPYGEGLTARTPITGEALFDLHATTASEADEAIVAAAGAFRTWCTTPAPARGGLVRRLGELLRVHQSELADLVTIEAGKIRSEALGEIQEMIDICDFAVGLSRQLYGRTIASERPGHRLAESWHPLGVAGVISAFNFPAAVWSWNTALALVCGDTVVWKPSAATPLISLACSGLLDRAAQDVGVPREVHRLLLAGREVGEQLVDDSRVALISATGSTRMGREVGPRVAARFGRSLLELGGNNASIVTPSADLELALPGIVFAAAGTAGQRCTTLRRLIVHRDIADEVVERLVAAYRKLPIGDPFAEGTLVGPLITAEAAERMRDALNRAEAEGGKVLAGGGRRLAEDAPAAAYAEPAIVRMPEQTAVVRAETFAPILYVLTYRDFDEAIALNNAVPQGLSSSVFTRDQQEAERFLAADGSDCGISNVNIGTSGAEIGGAFGGEKETGGGRESGSDAWRSYMRRATSTVNYSSQLTLAQNVSFL; encoded by the coding sequence ATGACCGGCACGACTCTGCCCGGCACCGACGCCCTCCGTGAGCGAGCACTGGCCGCCCTGGGCGCAGCCGGTGTCACGCCGCCGTACGGCGAAGGCCTGACCGCGCGCACCCCGATCACCGGGGAGGCGTTGTTCGATCTGCACGCCACCACCGCGTCGGAAGCCGACGAAGCCATCGTCGCCGCGGCCGGCGCATTCCGCACTTGGTGCACCACTCCGGCACCCGCGCGCGGCGGCCTGGTCCGCCGCCTGGGCGAGCTGCTGCGCGTGCACCAGAGCGAACTCGCCGATCTGGTCACCATCGAGGCGGGCAAGATCCGCTCGGAGGCGCTCGGCGAGATTCAGGAAATGATCGACATCTGCGATTTCGCGGTCGGCCTGTCCCGCCAGCTCTACGGCCGCACCATCGCGTCCGAGCGTCCCGGCCACCGGCTTGCCGAGAGCTGGCATCCGCTCGGCGTGGCCGGCGTGATCTCGGCGTTCAACTTCCCGGCCGCCGTCTGGTCCTGGAACACCGCCCTCGCCCTCGTCTGCGGGGACACCGTGGTGTGGAAGCCGTCCGCGGCGACTCCGCTGATTTCGTTGGCGTGCAGTGGTTTGCTGGACCGGGCGGCGCAGGACGTGGGTGTGCCGCGCGAGGTGCACCGGCTGCTGCTCGCCGGCCGGGAAGTGGGGGAGCAGCTGGTCGACGACTCGCGCGTGGCGCTGATCAGCGCCACCGGTTCGACCCGGATGGGCCGCGAGGTCGGCCCCCGGGTGGCCGCGCGATTCGGCCGCAGCCTGCTGGAACTCGGCGGCAACAACGCTTCGATCGTCACGCCGTCGGCTGATCTCGAATTGGCTTTGCCCGGCATCGTGTTCGCCGCCGCAGGCACCGCCGGGCAGCGCTGCACGACGCTGCGTCGGCTGATCGTGCACCGCGACATCGCCGACGAAGTCGTCGAGCGGCTCGTTGCGGCCTATCGCAAACTGCCGATCGGGGACCCGTTCGCCGAGGGCACCCTGGTCGGCCCGCTCATCACGGCCGAAGCCGCGGAGCGGATGCGGGACGCGCTGAACCGGGCTGAAGCCGAGGGCGGCAAGGTCCTGGCCGGCGGCGGGCGCAGGCTGGCGGAGGACGCGCCGGCGGCGGCCTATGCGGAGCCCGCGATCGTCCGGATGCCGGAGCAGACGGCAGTCGTGCGTGCGGAGACGTTTGCCCCGATCCTCTACGTCCTGACCTACCGCGACTTCGACGAGGCCATCGCGCTGAACAACGCGGTGCCCCAAGGGTTGTCCTCGTCGGTGTTCACTCGCGACCAGCAGGAGGCCGAACGGTTCCTCGCGGCCGACGGCTCGGACTGCGGGATCTCCAACGTCAACATCGGCACCTCGGGCGCGGAGATCGGCGGCGCCTTCGGCGGGGAGAAGGAGACCGGTGGCGGCCGGGAATCCGGCTCGGACGCTTGGCGGTCCTACATGCGGCGCGCGACCAGCACCGTCAACTATTCGAGCCAGTTGACGCTGGCGCAGAACGTCAGTTTCCTCTGA
- a CDS encoding 2-oxoadipate dioxygenase/decarboxylase family protein produces the protein MKGPFTDLRGLRRAPDADFADTPPRWDGPDVLLRQTSFRALDEPRWLRLPDGSVTTGVLRVRFGEVEACGIALTRKGRARYDELMAEIDRNTAELGGEEAARAAWQYGFPGSERGLAEAGLAYFTYRLRADRPRRERPPSSLAGLLAEGWIEAEPVVYEDFLPQSAAGIFQSNLNGEGRRDNSREGVRYDQDWLSGAIEREIHDPFALYERQQRASITALHLPGPLHLLTD, from the coding sequence GTGAAGGGCCCCTTCACGGACCTCCGCGGTCTGCGCAGGGCCCCTGACGCCGACTTTGCCGACACCCCGCCCCGTTGGGACGGCCCGGATGTGCTCCTGCGCCAGACGTCGTTCCGGGCGCTGGACGAGCCACGATGGCTCCGGCTGCCGGACGGCTCCGTGACGACCGGGGTGCTGCGGGTGCGTTTCGGCGAGGTCGAGGCATGCGGGATCGCGTTGACGCGCAAGGGCCGTGCCCGGTACGACGAGCTGATGGCGGAGATCGACCGCAACACTGCCGAACTCGGCGGGGAAGAAGCCGCGCGCGCCGCTTGGCAGTACGGGTTCCCCGGTTCGGAGCGTGGCCTTGCCGAAGCGGGCCTCGCCTACTTCACCTACCGCTTACGGGCGGACCGGCCCCGCCGCGAACGCCCGCCGTCCAGCCTCGCGGGCTTGCTCGCCGAGGGCTGGATCGAGGCCGAACCGGTTGTCTACGAAGACTTTCTGCCCCAGTCGGCCGCCGGGATCTTCCAATCCAATCTCAACGGCGAAGGCCGGCGCGACAACTCGCGTGAAGGCGTCCGCTACGACCAGGACTGGCTGTCCGGCGCGATCGAACGCGAGATCCACGATCCGTTCGCGCTCTATGAACGCCAGCAGCGTGCTTCGATCACCGCACTCCACTTGCCCGGCCCGCTGCACTTATTGACCGACTGA
- a CDS encoding NAD(P)/FAD-dependent oxidoreductase has translation MPRNPLPERASVVVIGGGVIGTSIAFHLAEAGVPEVVLLERGALGGGSTCRAAGGVRTQFSDELNIALGARSLEAFTRFGERPGQEIDLHQVGYLFLLSDPEQVTAFERDVALQNELGIGSRMISADEARRRSPLIDTEGVLAAAFSPDDGHCTPESVVLGYAAGARRHGAVLRTETEVLGLTCRGDRVRAVVTEHGTISADTVVCAAGAWSAAVGEMAGVELPVQPVRRQVMFTEAMPDLPPAVPFTIDFATSFYFHAEGRGLLLGMSDPEQEPGFHLAYSDEWLPRLGAAIGRRAPSLLEAGLTPGWAGLYEVTPDHNALLGRAVETSNFLYATGFSGHGFLQAPAVGEIVRDLCLEREPFLDVRPLSVRRFEPGALIRPETHIV, from the coding sequence ATGCCTCGAAACCCGTTGCCCGAGCGTGCTTCCGTCGTCGTCATCGGGGGCGGGGTGATCGGCACCAGTATCGCGTTCCACCTCGCCGAGGCCGGCGTTCCCGAGGTGGTCCTGCTCGAACGCGGCGCGCTCGGGGGCGGGTCGACCTGCCGGGCCGCGGGCGGGGTGCGCACGCAGTTCTCCGACGAGCTCAACATCGCGCTGGGCGCGCGCAGTCTCGAAGCGTTCACCCGGTTCGGGGAACGCCCCGGGCAGGAGATCGACCTGCACCAGGTCGGCTACCTGTTCCTGTTGTCCGACCCGGAGCAGGTCACGGCGTTCGAGCGGGATGTCGCCCTGCAGAACGAACTCGGCATCGGCAGCCGGATGATCAGCGCGGACGAGGCACGGCGCCGGTCTCCGCTGATCGACACCGAAGGCGTGCTCGCCGCGGCGTTCTCGCCCGACGACGGCCATTGCACCCCGGAATCCGTGGTGCTCGGCTACGCGGCCGGTGCTCGGCGGCACGGCGCGGTGCTGCGTACCGAAACCGAGGTGCTCGGCCTGACGTGCCGGGGAGACCGGGTACGCGCGGTGGTGACCGAGCACGGCACGATCTCCGCGGACACGGTCGTCTGCGCGGCCGGCGCGTGGTCGGCGGCGGTCGGCGAGATGGCCGGCGTCGAGCTGCCGGTCCAGCCGGTGCGCAGGCAGGTGATGTTCACCGAGGCGATGCCGGACCTGCCTCCGGCGGTGCCTTTCACCATCGACTTCGCGACGTCGTTCTACTTCCACGCGGAGGGCCGCGGCCTGCTGCTCGGGATGTCCGATCCGGAGCAGGAGCCCGGTTTTCATCTCGCTTACTCCGACGAATGGCTGCCCCGCCTCGGCGCCGCGATCGGCCGTCGGGCGCCGAGTCTGCTCGAAGCCGGGCTGACGCCGGGCTGGGCCGGGCTGTACGAGGTCACCCCGGACCACAACGCCTTGCTCGGCCGGGCGGTCGAGACGTCGAACTTCTTGTACGCCACGGGTTTCTCCGGGCACGGGTTCCTGCAGGCGCCGGCCGTCGGGGAGATCGTGCGGGATCTCTGCCTGGAGCGCGAGCCGTTCCTCGACGTGCGCCCGCTCAGCGTGCGGCGGTTCGAGCCGGGCGCGTTGATCCGCCCCGAAACCCACATCGTGTGA
- a CDS encoding LysR family transcriptional regulator has translation MEWTSAQLRSLVELTRRGTITAVAEALGYTPGGVSQQLNALERSAGHELLRRVGRRVELTDAGTALAAHAERMLGIEADAVAALERTADTVSGTLNVGLFATAAAEILPTALSRVRETHPALVVRSHELVVDDVHDAVAAGSVDLALGLDYPDVPIPREPTLRLERLFRERFSLAVPDGTLPGVRKISLAHTGELSWILPDLTTHYAQAVLTVCRRAGVEPRVHHQVTDTAASLALVEAGVGVAPVTDFMRQLRPSRFRVLSLTEPFERHIVVIVRAAARTRPSVAALVEVLRELADDAASRH, from the coding sequence ATGGAGTGGACGAGCGCGCAGCTGCGGTCCCTGGTCGAGCTCACCCGCCGGGGCACGATCACCGCGGTGGCCGAAGCACTCGGCTACACCCCCGGCGGCGTCTCCCAGCAGCTGAACGCGCTGGAACGGTCCGCGGGCCACGAGCTGCTGAGGCGCGTCGGGCGCCGGGTCGAACTCACCGACGCCGGCACGGCGCTGGCCGCGCATGCCGAGCGCATGCTGGGGATCGAGGCCGACGCGGTGGCCGCTCTCGAACGCACCGCCGACACCGTCTCCGGCACCCTGAACGTCGGCCTGTTCGCCACCGCGGCGGCCGAAATCCTGCCGACCGCCCTGTCCCGGGTCCGCGAAACACACCCGGCCCTGGTCGTGCGGAGCCACGAGCTGGTGGTCGACGACGTCCACGACGCGGTCGCCGCCGGCTCCGTCGATCTGGCGCTCGGCCTGGACTATCCGGACGTGCCGATCCCGCGTGAGCCGACACTGCGGCTGGAACGGCTCTTCCGGGAACGATTCTCTCTCGCGGTACCCGACGGCACGCTGCCCGGCGTCCGGAAGATCAGCCTGGCCCACACCGGAGAACTCAGCTGGATCCTGCCCGACCTGACGACCCACTACGCGCAGGCGGTGCTGACCGTCTGCCGTCGCGCGGGCGTCGAACCCCGCGTGCACCACCAGGTCACCGACACCGCCGCGTCCCTCGCGCTCGTGGAGGCGGGCGTGGGCGTCGCCCCGGTCACCGACTTCATGCGGCAGCTGCGCCCTTCCCGGTTCCGGGTGCTCTCGCTGACCGAGCCGTTCGAACGGCACATCGTCGTCATCGTGCGCGCGGCGGCTCGGACACGGCCGAGCGTGGCCGCGCTGGTCGAGGTACTCCGGGAGCTTGCCGACGACGCGGCGTCCCGACACTGA